The Streptomyces sp. NBC_00236 DNA window CGGCCTACCCTGCCCCTCCGGCGGACTATCCAGCCCTTCCGCCGACCTACCCTGCGCCTCCGGCGGACTGTCCCAGCCCCTCCGGCGGACTGCCCCAGCCCCTCCGGCGTTTGAGGAGCGGGGGTCCGGGGGCGGAGCCCCCGGTTACGGGAAGGGGCGGGTAGGGGAACAGGCCCGCCGCAGGCGCACCCCACCCGCACCCCACACCGCACCCGCACTCAACCCCCCACCAACGCCCCGCTCACCGCAGGAACCTCACCCCACAGAGCTGTAAGCCACCACGCCCCGCAACACCTCATCAACCGCCTTCCGCGCATTCCGCCCCACAGAACTCCCCTCACGAGGAGCCGCAGCAGCCACCTGCCCCAGCACGTCGATCACCTGCTTGCACCACCGCACGAAGTCCCCCGCCGGCATCTCCGCCTCGCGCAGCACCTCGTCCAGCGTCCGGCCGGACGCCCACATGTACACCGCCCAGGCGAATCCGAGATCGGGCTCGCGCTGTCCGACCCCCTCCGCCTGGTTGATCTTGAAGTCCTCTTCCAGGGCATCGAGCCGCCCCCAGATCCGGACCATTTCACCCATCGCGGTCTTCGCCGGCCCGGACGGCAGCTTCGGTGCCACCGCATCGTCCGACTGCCGCGCCTCGTACACCAACGCCGAGACACACGCGGCGAGTTCGGCCGGGTTGAGGCCCTCCCACACGCCGGCCCGCAGGCACTCGCTCGCCAGCAGGTCCAGTTCGCCGTACAGCCGGGCCAGCCGACGCCCGTGCTCCGTGACCTCGCTGCCCCGGAGGTAGTCGAGCTCGGTGAGCAGGGCCACGATCCGGTCGAAGGTGCGGGCGATCGTGTTCGTCCGCCCCTCGATCCGCCGCTCCAGCTGCTGCGTGTCCCGCTGCAGCCGGTGATACCGCTCGGCCCAGCGCGCATGGTCCTCGCGCTCGTCGCACCCGTGGCACGGGTGGGCGCGCAGCTCGGCCCGGTAGCGCGCGATCTCGCGGTCGTCGGCGGCCGCGGCACGCTCCCTGCGGTGCCGGTCCGGCACGATGTGCCCGGCCTTGGTCCGCAGCGCGGACGCCAGGTCCCGACGCGACTGCGGCGAGCGCGCGTTGAACGACTTCGGGACGCGCATCCGCTCCAGCGCCTCCACCGGAACCGGGAAGTCGATCGAGGCCAGCCGCTTCACCTGACGCTCGGCCGTCAGCACCAGGGGCCGCGGCCCGTCGTGGTACTCCATGCCCCGATGCCCGTGCCCGTTGGTCCGCCCGGCGGGCAGCCCGGGATCCAGGACGAGCGCCAGCCCGGCGAACTTGCCGGTGGGCACATGGATGACATCGCCGGGCTTGAGCTTCTCCAGGGACGCCGCCGCCGCCGCTCGCCGTTGCGAGGCGCCCTGCTTGGCGAGCTCCGTCTCCCGGTCCTTGAGGTCGCGGCGCAGCCGCGCGTACTCCTCGAAGTCACCGAGGTGGCAGGTCATTCCCTCCTTGTAGCCCTCCAGACCCTCCTCGTTCTTCTGGACCTGGCGGGAGATCCCGACGACCGAGCGGTCCGCCTGGAACTGGGCGAAGGAGGTCTCCAGCAGCTCACGTGAACGGTGCCGCCCGAACTGCTGCACCAGATTGACGGCCATGTTGTACGAGGGCCGGAAGCTGGAGCGCAGCGGATACGTACGGGTGCCCGCGAGTCCGGCCAGTGCGCCCGGGTCCATGCCGCGCTGCCAGAGCACGACCGCGTGGCCCTCGACATCGATGCCGCGCCGGCCGGCCCGGCCGGTCAGCTGGGTGTACTCGCCCGGGGTGATGTCGGCATGCTGCTCGCCGTTCCACTTGACGAGCTTCTCCAGGACCACCGAGCGTGCGGGCATGTTGATGCCGAGCGCGAGGGTCTCCGTCGCGAAGACCGCCTTGACGAGCCCGCGTACGAAGAGCTCCTCGACGACCTCCTTGAAGGTCGGCAGCATCCCGGCATGGTGCGCGGCGATGCCCCGCTCCAGACCTTCGAGCCACTCGTAGTACCCGAGGACGTGCAGGTCCTCGGTGGGGATGGACGCCGTGCGCTGCTCGACGATCTCCCGGACCAGCCGGCGCTTGTCCTCGTCGTTGAGCCGCAGTCCGGCGTGCAGGCACTGCTGCACGGC harbors:
- a CDS encoding DEAD/DEAH box helicase; the encoded protein is MTEDLSPAERYQASRIRAAEQATALGPFREMYEFDLDPYQIEACKALEAGKGVLVAAPTGSGKTIVGEFAVHLALAQGRKCFYTTPIKALSNQKFADLVKRYGADKVGLLTGDNSVNADAPVVVMTTEVLRNMLYAGSQALTGLGYVVMDEVHYLSDRFRGAVWEEVIIHLPESVTLVSLSATVSNAEEFGDWLDTVRGDTQVIVSEHRPVPLWQHVLAGRRMYDLFEEESDHGGRGSGRREVNPDLVRLARMENQRGYNPRERRRGKMVREADRERERRQRSRIWTPSRAEVIDRLDAEGLLPAITFIFSRAGCEAAVQQCLHAGLRLNDEDKRRLVREIVEQRTASIPTEDLHVLGYYEWLEGLERGIAAHHAGMLPTFKEVVEELFVRGLVKAVFATETLALGINMPARSVVLEKLVKWNGEQHADITPGEYTQLTGRAGRRGIDVEGHAVVLWQRGMDPGALAGLAGTRTYPLRSSFRPSYNMAVNLVQQFGRHRSRELLETSFAQFQADRSVVGISRQVQKNEEGLEGYKEGMTCHLGDFEEYARLRRDLKDRETELAKQGASQRRAAAAASLEKLKPGDVIHVPTGKFAGLALVLDPGLPAGRTNGHGHRGMEYHDGPRPLVLTAERQVKRLASIDFPVPVEALERMRVPKSFNARSPQSRRDLASALRTKAGHIVPDRHRRERAAAADDREIARYRAELRAHPCHGCDEREDHARWAERYHRLQRDTQQLERRIEGRTNTIARTFDRIVALLTELDYLRGSEVTEHGRRLARLYGELDLLASECLRAGVWEGLNPAELAACVSALVYEARQSDDAVAPKLPSGPAKTAMGEMVRIWGRLDALEEDFKINQAEGVGQREPDLGFAWAVYMWASGRTLDEVLREAEMPAGDFVRWCKQVIDVLGQVAAAAPREGSSVGRNARKAVDEVLRGVVAYSSVG